One window from the genome of Salvia splendens isolate huo1 chromosome 9, SspV2, whole genome shotgun sequence encodes:
- the LOC121747510 gene encoding ethylene-responsive transcription factor ERF025-like — protein MECMGDEHVNNKKTTKPSGRHSVYRGVRCRSRKWVSEIREPGKPTRIWLGTYATAEMAAVAYDVAALALKGPEAVINFPAFAASCSPPASLSAADIRTAVSNAAAAVAPSDIQLPEQEESSSSCSEFIDEEALFNMPKLLVDMAEGMLISPPRPKNDGGGSPENYSVEERLWSYPSF, from the coding sequence atggaatgcatGGGTGATGAACACGTCAACAATAAAAAGACGACAAAGCCATCCGGGCGGCACTCCGTCTACCGCGGCGTCCGGTGCCGGAGCAGAAAATGGGTGTCGGAGATTCGGGAGCCGGGGAAACCCACGCGGATATGGCTGGGGACGTACGCCACCGCGGAGATGGCCGCGGTCGCCTACGATGTGGCAGCGCTGGCGCTCAAAGGCCCCGAAGCTGTCATAAACTTCCCGGCCTTCGCTGCGTCGTGCTCTCCACCGGCTTCTCTCTCCGCAGCCGACATACGCACGGCGGTGTCCAATGCTGCGGCCGCTGTAGCTCCGTCGGACATACAGCTGCCTGAGCAAGAGGAGTCTTCTTCATCGTGCTCTGAATTTATTGATGAGGAAGCGCTGTTCAACATGCCCAAACTGCTGGTGGACATGGCGGAGGGCATGCTGATTAGCCCCCCGCGGCCGAAAAATGACGGCGGTGGCTCGCCGGAGAATTACTCGGTGGAAGAAAGGCTTTGGAGTTATCCTTCTTTCTGA